A window of the Salipiger sp. H15 genome harbors these coding sequences:
- the choV gene encoding choline ABC transporter ATP-binding protein — protein sequence MTVAVKIDNVSIVFGAEPDAALPLMDEGLDRATIQKRTDQVLGVHDCNLEVEEGEILVLMGLSGSGKSTLLRGINGLNPVVRGGVHIREGERMVNVTSAAPADLRRIRRERVAMVFQQFGLLPWRSVAENVGLGLELGGMAKAARRERVMKQLELVGLSNWADNKVGELSGGMQQRVGLARAFATEAPILLMDEPFSALDPLIRTKLQDELLELQAKLKRTIIFVSHDLDEAFKIGNRIAIMEGGRIVQCGTPNQIASDPANDYVAEFVAHSNPLSFLRAKDVMQPSDAPAEVEVDEETPVLDFAAAMTGSNLPVAVTRNGVRVGAVTPATLLQRLVAK from the coding sequence ATGACCGTAGCCGTGAAGATCGACAACGTCTCCATCGTCTTCGGCGCCGAGCCGGACGCGGCGCTGCCGCTGATGGACGAGGGGCTGGACCGCGCGACGATCCAGAAGCGCACCGACCAGGTGCTGGGCGTGCACGACTGCAACCTCGAGGTCGAGGAGGGCGAGATCCTCGTGCTCATGGGCCTCTCGGGCTCGGGCAAGTCGACGCTGCTGCGCGGGATCAACGGGCTCAACCCGGTGGTGCGCGGCGGCGTGCACATCCGCGAGGGCGAGCGCATGGTCAACGTCACCAGCGCGGCCCCCGCAGACCTGCGCCGGATCCGGCGCGAGCGCGTGGCCATGGTGTTCCAGCAGTTCGGCCTGCTGCCCTGGCGCTCGGTGGCCGAGAACGTCGGGCTGGGGCTGGAGCTTGGCGGCATGGCCAAGGCGGCACGGCGCGAGCGGGTGATGAAGCAGCTCGAGTTGGTCGGCCTGTCGAACTGGGCCGACAACAAGGTGGGCGAGCTGTCGGGCGGCATGCAGCAGCGGGTCGGCCTTGCCCGCGCCTTTGCCACCGAGGCGCCGATCCTGCTGATGGACGAGCCCTTCTCGGCGCTCGACCCGCTGATCCGCACCAAGCTGCAGGACGAGCTGCTGGAGCTGCAGGCGAAGCTGAAGCGCACCATCATCTTCGTCAGCCACGACCTCGACGAGGCGTTCAAGATCGGCAACCGGATCGCCATCATGGAGGGCGGGCGGATCGTGCAATGCGGCACGCCGAACCAGATCGCCAGCGACCCGGCGAATGACTACGTGGCGGAGTTCGTGGCGCATTCAAACCCGCTCAGCTTCCTGCGCGCCAAGGATGTGATGCAGCCCTCCGACGCCCCGGCCGAGGTCGAGGTGGACGAGGAGACCCCGGTGCTCGATTTCGCCGCCGCGATGACCGGCAGCAACCTGCCCGTCGCGGTGACGCGGAACGGCGTGCGGGTCGGCGCGGTGACCCCGGCCACGCTCTTGCAGCGGCTGGTGGCGAAGTGA